The nucleotide sequence AAACAAGAAATTAAATTGAAAAATAGACATAAGTCTTCTGCAAAGAAAAATGTGAAGAAAGGATTCTTCAATTATTATTTTTTCTGTATACAGTATTAGGGTTACCCATTTAGATATCTTATGTGTTATTAGCTTACATAGGCTCGTTTAGTTACTTTTTGCCTCGCCGGCAGGGCCTTACTTTTTTTCTTAGACAAAAAAAGTAAGCAAAAAAGTCAAGGCCTGTGATGAAATTTGCTAAACTTTATAACCATTACGCTAAAAAATTTGAAACTCACCCTCCTTGCGTCGGGCTCAAACAGCAAATTTTTTGGCCGCTCCATGGTTATAAAGTTCTTAACGCAATTTCATCAATGGCCGCCTTATTTTCTAACAATAGCACATACCGCCATTTAAGAAATGGCTGTTTAAAGCATTTTTTATCGTAGAAATAAAATCTTATTACTTCCTAGAGACTTAAATGGGTAATCCTATACAGTATATTGAAAAAGTCTACCGCATAAAATAGATTTAACCTAGGTTATGCATTAGGTCTTTCTATTGCATAACCCAGGTTAGAAAGAACTGACTGAGAAAGGCATAAAAAAAGCCCAAGAGCATTCCCGGGCTTTTTTATAAAAAATTATCAAAAACTAAATAAGCGGATCACCAGTCATATCTTCCGGAACGTCCACCCCTATAAGTTTAAGTATAGTCGGAGCAAGATCTCCTAATTTACCATCTTTCAGTCCAACCTTAAGGTCTTTATCAACCAATACACAAGGTACCAAGTTAGTAGTGTGTGCAGTGTTAGGCGATCCGTCTTCATTGACCATTACATCTGCATTCCCATGATCGGCAATTACAATAGCGCTGTACCCATTCTCTAATGCAGCATTTATGACATCTTCGGCACACTCATTAACAGTCTCACACGCTTTAATTGCAGCTTCCATTACCCCTGTGTGACCCACCATATCAGGATTGGCAAAGTTCAGGCATATAAAATCTGGCTCTTTAGACTGAATCTCAGGAACTATTTTGTCCCTTATATCATAAGCGCTCATTTCTGGTTTAAGGTCATAGGTAGCCACTTTCGGAGAAGGGCACATGAGCCTTTTTTCTCCTTCAAAAGGCTCTTCACGACCGCCCGAAAAGAAAAAGGTAACATGTGGGTATTTTTCAGTTTCAGCTATTCTGATTTGTTTCTTGCCTGCTTTTGCCAAAACCTCTCCCAAAGTATTGTTCAGGTTTTCTTTGTTAAAGACAACTTTAACATTTTTAAAGGTTTCATCATAATTAGTCATGGTCACATAATGCAAATTCATTTTGTGCATGTTCTGCTCATGAAAATCCTTTTGTGTTAACGCTATAGTAATTTCCCTACCACGGTCTGTCCTAAAGTTAAAGCATATAACGACATCTCCTTCTTCAATTTTACCAATAGGCTGCTGCTTATCATCAACTTGAACCATAGGCATGATGAACTCATCGGTCACATCTTCTAAATAAGACTCCAAGATAGCCTTTTCAATATCTGTCACCTTTTTTCCATCACCATTTACCATTACATCATAGGCAAGCTTAACCCTTTCCCAGCGGTTATCCCTATCCATGGCATAATACCTGCCAACCACACTGGCAATCCTTCCAGTAGTACTGTCAAGATGCTTTTCCAAATCTTTAATATATTCTATCCCCCCTTTAGGGTCTGTGTCCCTTCCATCAGTAAATGCATGCACAAAAACATCCTTAAGCCCGTAATCTGCCGCTATAGAGGTCAAACCTTTAAGGTGATGTATATGAGAATGCACCCCCCCATCAGATACTAAACCTATAAAATGGACCTTTTTATTATTATTTTTAGCGTAATCAAAAGCCTCTTTTAATGTTTTTTCTTCTTTTAATGTGCCTTCGTCAACCGCTTTGTTTATCTTAACAAGGTCTTGATATACTACCCTTCCGGCACCGATATTCATATGCCCCACTTCGGAGTTACCCATCTGCCCCTCAGGAAGCCCAACTGCCAATCCAGATGCTTCAAGCTTACTGTTTGGATAGTTCGTATAAAGTGAGTCAATAAAGGCTGTATTTGCTTTCTCAATAGCCGAGACAGCAGGGTTATTTCCCAATCCCCAGCCATCCAGAATCATTAGTATAACTTTTTTGTTCATACCTAAAATATATAAAGTTAATAGTAAATGTAAAATTATTAAATTTTCGCAACCTATAAAGAAGAACTGGCATAGTTTTAGTTGCCTAATACAAAAAAAAGAAAAAAGATGAAACTTCTTTTGTCAAAAATATCAATAATCTTTGTTTTTTTTCTTCTGGTAAAAAGCGGCAACAATGCTTTTGCCCAAAATGATACCTATAAAGTAAGCAAAGTTGCCATAAAGTCAGGAAGCTCCAAAGAACTTGCCAAGTATTTCTACGATATAGTAGAAGTCAGCTTTGACGGAGAAAAAGCTAGCTATAGTAAAGCGCATGCCGAAATAATGTTTAAAGATTTTTTCAAGAAACACCCAGCTCTTAGTTTTGAGGATGTGCACCATGGCTCAACCAAAGGAGGGCTCACCTATGCCATTGGGAAATACACCCATGCCAAAGGCGCATTTAGGGTGGTGATCTACATCAAAAAAATCAAAGGCATGGAAGTGATAGATACTATAGAGTTTAGTAAGTGGTAAAACAAATAAAATCTTTATTTTTGCGGCTCTGAAATATATTCAGAGCTTTTTTTATTTTTACAGGATGAATTACCTTTCCGAAGAACGAATAAATGCATTTATAGATGCGGCCTTAGCTGAAGATGTAGGAGCAGGGGACCACACTACCTTGGCCTCTATACCCCATGAAGCAATTGGCACGGCAGAATTGCTAATAAAAGACAATGGCATATTGGCGGGAATAGAACTTGCAGGAAAAATTTTCTCAAGAGTAGACCCTAACTTGGTATGCCATATACTGCTAAAAGATGGTCAGACTGTATCTAATGGAGACAAGGGCTTAACCGTTACAGGGTCAGCACGGTCGATACTTACTGCCGAGCGGCTGGTATTGAACTGCATGCAAAGAATGAGCGGCATAGCCACCTATACGGATTACCTCAACTCCCTCATTAAAGACACAAAAGCCAAATTGCTAGACACTCGAAAAACAACACCAAACTTCCGAATGATGGAAAAATGGGCAGTAGCCATTGGAGGTGGAGTAAACCACAGGTTTGGCTTATATGATATGATTCTTTTAAAAGACAACCATATCGATTATGCAGGTGGAATCCCACAGGCTGTAGCGTCTACTTTAACTTATTTGAAAGAGCATAATTTAGACTTAAAAATTGAAGTAGAAACGAGAACCTTGAAAGAGGTACAAGATGTTCTGGATGTTGGAGGCATACACAGGATTATGCTAGACAACATGGGGCCAGCTACATTAAGCGAAGCGGTGCAATTAATTGACGGCAAATACCAGACGGAAGCTTCGGGGGGAATAACAGAAAAAAATATACGCCAAATAGCAGAAACTGGCGTAGACTTCATTTCCGCCGGCGCCTTAACTCATTCTTACAGAAGCTTGGACATAAGTTTAAAAGCGAAAATCAATAAATAATAAAACAAATAAAATGATTATTAAAACCAAAAAATACCAGCTTGACAAAAAAACCTATATCAAACTGGCATTAGTAAATGTGCTTAAACAACAGTGGTGGGCATTTTTAATTCCTTTGGCGCTTATCATTGCGGGTTTATTTCTCCCAGGGACAGGCTGGTATATAAGTGGAGCCATTTTACTGACTGTTTTGTACCTGCTTTTTTGGCTAATCCAGTTTACAGGAGTAACACAACTAGAGCAAAGCAAAATCATATTTGACAGGCTAAGCTACGAAATAGACAGCCGCCAAGTGATGATCAAGTTAAACCCTAGACAAGGAAGCCCAATACAATGGAACATGATAAAGCGGGCTGAAAAAGGCAAAGATTACTTTCTTCTTATTATCTCCAAAGGCCAATTAATCTACCTTCCTTATAAAGTTTTTAATAGCGAAAACGATATACGGTTTATGGAGTCCATACTTAAAAGGAAGAACTACATCAAATAAAAAACTAAAAAAGCCGGAGAAAACATCTCTGGCTTTTTTAGTACATGCCTTGTGATTGTTCAAATAACAAAAGACGACGAATTGATCAAGGTTTAAAAAAACCGTTTTTACAAGTTATGTCCCAAAGTGTAATACCTATAGAAACAGATATATTAAGAGAATGCTTTGTACCACCTTGCGGAATCTCTATGCACAAGTCAGACAAACCTACCACTTCATCACTCACACCAAAAACTTCATTACCAAAAACTAAGGCATATTTTTCAGTTAGGGAACATTGAAAGTCAAGCAGCGAAACACTCGCATCGGCTTGTTCAACGCAAGCGATAATATATCCTTGGCTTTTAAGGTCTTTTATTAAGTCTACCGTAGCTTTCCTGTACTCCCACTCTACAGTTTCAGTGGCACCAAGAGCTGTTTTATGAATTTCTCTATGGGGAGGTTGTCCAGTGATACCACATAAATAAATTTTTTCTACACAAAAAGCATCACCGGTGCGAAATGCTGCGCCCACATTGTTGAGACTCCTTATGTTATCTAACACCACAACAATAGGGTTCTTCTGTATACTTTTAAATTGATCCGCAGAAAGCCGGTTCAACTCCTCATTTTTTAATTTTCTCATGACCAAAAAAGAAAGGCTGCAAATTAAAAAATTTCTACAAAAAATGCGCCCTGTTCTTATGCCAACCATAAAAGAAGATATCATTATGTAGCAAACCTTATTGTAAAACATGAGTTTAGAAAATCAGATGTATGGGTGCAAAAGACTGGAGATTATAATGGTCAAAATGAAACGGCATTACTAATGCTTTCACCCCCTATCTTACACCTTGATAGGCACATACAGGGTTATAGCAATGGAAGATAGTTAATACAATTGCCAAACACTAC is from Cytophagaceae bacterium ABcell3 and encodes:
- a CDS encoding DUF4783 domain-containing protein is translated as MKLLLSKISIIFVFFLLVKSGNNAFAQNDTYKVSKVAIKSGSSKELAKYFYDIVEVSFDGEKASYSKAHAEIMFKDFFKKHPALSFEDVHHGSTKGGLTYAIGKYTHAKGAFRVVIYIKKIKGMEVIDTIEFSKW
- a CDS encoding RNA methyltransferase, which produces MRKLKNEELNRLSADQFKSIQKNPIVVVLDNIRSLNNVGAAFRTGDAFCVEKIYLCGITGQPPHREIHKTALGATETVEWEYRKATVDLIKDLKSQGYIIACVEQADASVSLLDFQCSLTEKYALVFGNEVFGVSDEVVGLSDLCIEIPQGGTKHSLNISVSIGITLWDITCKNGFFKP
- a CDS encoding YcxB family protein: MIIKTKKYQLDKKTYIKLALVNVLKQQWWAFLIPLALIIAGLFLPGTGWYISGAILLTVLYLLFWLIQFTGVTQLEQSKIIFDRLSYEIDSRQVMIKLNPRQGSPIQWNMIKRAEKGKDYFLLIISKGQLIYLPYKVFNSENDIRFMESILKRKNYIK
- the nadC gene encoding carboxylating nicotinate-nucleotide diphosphorylase, with product MNYLSEERINAFIDAALAEDVGAGDHTTLASIPHEAIGTAELLIKDNGILAGIELAGKIFSRVDPNLVCHILLKDGQTVSNGDKGLTVTGSARSILTAERLVLNCMQRMSGIATYTDYLNSLIKDTKAKLLDTRKTTPNFRMMEKWAVAIGGGVNHRFGLYDMILLKDNHIDYAGGIPQAVASTLTYLKEHNLDLKIEVETRTLKEVQDVLDVGGIHRIMLDNMGPATLSEAVQLIDGKYQTEASGGITEKNIRQIAETGVDFISAGALTHSYRSLDISLKAKINK
- the gpmI gene encoding 2,3-bisphosphoglycerate-independent phosphoglycerate mutase translates to MNKKVILMILDGWGLGNNPAVSAIEKANTAFIDSLYTNYPNSKLEASGLAVGLPEGQMGNSEVGHMNIGAGRVVYQDLVKINKAVDEGTLKEEKTLKEAFDYAKNNNKKVHFIGLVSDGGVHSHIHHLKGLTSIAADYGLKDVFVHAFTDGRDTDPKGGIEYIKDLEKHLDSTTGRIASVVGRYYAMDRDNRWERVKLAYDVMVNGDGKKVTDIEKAILESYLEDVTDEFIMPMVQVDDKQQPIGKIEEGDVVICFNFRTDRGREITIALTQKDFHEQNMHKMNLHYVTMTNYDETFKNVKVVFNKENLNNTLGEVLAKAGKKQIRIAETEKYPHVTFFFSGGREEPFEGEKRLMCPSPKVATYDLKPEMSAYDIRDKIVPEIQSKEPDFICLNFANPDMVGHTGVMEAAIKACETVNECAEDVINAALENGYSAIVIADHGNADVMVNEDGSPNTAHTTNLVPCVLVDKDLKVGLKDGKLGDLAPTILKLIGVDVPEDMTGDPLI